The DNA region TTCTCGTACCAGAAGGAGATCGAGTACGAGGGCGAGCTGCACAACGTGGTGCTGGTGGTGCAGAACTTCTTCAACTGCGACCACCCGTCGGCGCTGCGGATCGTCGACGACCTGATGCACTCGCGGCTGGACCAGTTCCGGCACGTCGCGCAGCGCGAACTCCCGGTGATGTACGAGGACTTCGAGCTCGGTACGGAGGCCCGGGAGCTGCTCGGCGGGTACGTGAAGGAGCTGGAGAACTGGCTCGCGGGCATCCTGAACTGGCACGAGGGCTGCCGCCGGTACCGTACCGAGGACCTGGAACGGCACTTCGGCGCCGAGCGGGACCTCGCGGGCGCGGTCCGGGCGCGGGCTGCGGCCGCGGCGGCCTCCGAGCCGGGTGCGGCGCCCGTCACCGGCACGGTGCCGCTCGGGCCGACCGGGCTGGGCACCGCCTCGCTGCGCGCGCCGTCCCGCGGGGCCGCCGTTCCGGCGAACTGAGACGGGCCACTCGCCACGGACGCACCACGGACGCACCACGGGCGCACCACGGGCGCACCCGCGCGGGCCGGGCCGCGCGGGTGCGCCGCGGCGTGGTTGGGCTGGCGGGTCGGGGGCCGCGCGCGCCTTCCGGCGCGCGTCCGCACCGTCACGGACGAGGGCTGAGAGATGGCTGCGCTACCTGAGGGCACACCCTGCTGGGCCGACGGACGTCCTGGGCTGGACCTTCGGCGAGGGCTCGTCGGAGTTCGGCAACTACACCCAGGCGTACTCGGGCGGGAAGGCGGTGGCCGCGATCGTGCCGCCGATGCCTGGGAGCCAGGCGCAGTCCGCCTGGTGCCTGTACCTGGCCTCGCCGGACGCCGCCGCCACCGCCGAGCGGATCCGGACCAACGGCGGCGAGGTGGTGATGGGGCCGATGCAGGTCGGCGATTTCGGCACCATGGTGATCGCCAGGGACCCGGGCGGGGTGGCGTTCGGCGTCTGGCAGAGCGGGGCCCACGAGGGCTTCGAGAAGCAGGGCGAGCCCGGTGCGTACAGCTGGGCCGAGATCGTCACCCGCGAGCCGGGCAAGGCCGACTCCTTCTTCCCGGCGGTGTTCCCGTACGGCACGCGGAAGATGGACTCCGAGCAGATCGACTACCGGATGTTCCTGGTCGGCGGCCGGCCGGTGCTGGGCCGGACGGGGGCGGCGGGCGACGTCCTGCCGCCGGAGGCGCCCTCGTACGTGAGCGTGTACTTCGCCGTGGACGACACCGACGCCGCGATCGAGCGGCTGAAGGAGCACGGCGGCACGGTCTACTTCGGGCCGGTGGACAGTCCGTTCGGGCGGTTCGCGGCGGTCGGCGACCAGCAGGGCGCGGCGTTCGGGCTGATCGACCTCGGCCGGAGGGTGGGCGAGCAGCCGTCGACCGTGGACGTCTGACGGGGGAGCGCGAGGAACTCGTCGAGACCCTGGACAAGCACCGCGGCCTGCCGCGGCGCACCGTCCGGGACCTCACCGACGAGCAGGCGGCCCGGCGGGTGCTGCTGCACCTGATCGCGGAGACCTAGCACGCCGGGCACGCGGACATCATCCGGGAGTCGCTGGACGGGGCGAAGTCCATGGGCTGAGCGGTCGATGGGCTGAGCGGTCGGAGCGCTGACGGCCCGGATTCAGGACACCTCGACGCCGAGCAGCTCGTGCAGCGCCCGGCAGCCGTCCGGGGTGACCCGCAGGGCCCGGCCGGAACCGATCCGCTCGACCCAGGCGCGGTCCAGCGCGGTGCGGCACAGCGCCGCGCCCAGCGCGCCGCCGAGGTGGCTGCGGCGCTCCGTCCAGTCCAGGCAGCCGCGCACCACCGGGCGCCCGCCGGGGCGGCCGGTGCGCGGTGGCAGTTCGATCGCCTGTGCGGCGAGCCAGTCGTGGCCGCGCTCGGTGACGGCGAGCCCGGCGTGGTCGGTGACCAGGCCGCGGGCGAGCAGGGCGTCGGCGACGGCCACGCCGAGGCGGCCGGCCAGGTGGTCGTAGCAGGTACGGGCGCGGGCCTCGGCGCTCTGCCGGGTGGCCTCGCGGAGGTTGCGGGGTGCCGGCCGGCTGTTGCGGGTGTCGGTAGGAGCGGTCGCCTCGCCCATGGCCTCGGCGAAGACGGTGAGGTCCTCGATCAGGGTCGCGACGGAGGGGGAGGCCAGCCGGACGTACCGGTGCCGCCCCTGCCGTTCCTCCGTCAGCAGCCCGCCCGCGATCAGCCGGGACAGGTGCTCGCTGGCCGTGGACGGTGCGACCCCCGCCGCGCGGGCCAGTTCGCCCGCCGTCCAGGCGCGGCCGTCCAGCAGCGCGGAGCAGAAGGCGGCGCGGGTGGGGTCGGCGAGCAGCGCGGCGAAGGCGGCGAGCGGCGAGCCCCGGTGGTCCACTGGCATGTGTCCATGGTCGGCCATGCCTCCATGGTCGACCCGGCACGGTTCGGCCGGGACCGAAACGACCCGGGGCCACGATGGCGGGCATGAGCGATCCGACCCCGCACCATCCGACCCCGCACCATCCGACCCCGCACCATCCGACCCCGCACCGTCCGGCCCCGCACGATCCGACCCCGCACGATCCGACCCCGCATGAACTGACCTTCTCCCGCTACCAGGACGTGACCGCGGCCCTGGCCGATCCGGCGCTCGTCCCGCCGCCCGCGACGCCCGGCCGGTACGGCACGGTGGCCTGGCTGCGGGCCACCGTCGCCCGGTTCAGCGCGGGCGAGCCGCACGCCCGGCGCCGGGCGCTGGTGCTGGCCGACCTGGAACGGCTGGACCCCGCCCGGCTGCGGGTCCTGGCCGCGGGCGGCTTCGAGCCGGACGTACGGCTGCGGGTGGTGCGGACGCTCGCACGGGCGCT from Kitasatospora cathayae includes:
- a CDS encoding VOC family protein; amino-acid sequence: MGWTFGEGSSEFGNYTQAYSGGKAVAAIVPPMPGSQAQSAWCLYLASPDAAATAERIRTNGGEVVMGPMQVGDFGTMVIARDPGGVAFGVWQSGAHEGFEKQGEPGAYSWAEIVTREPGKADSFFPAVFPYGTRKMDSEQIDYRMFLVGGRPVLGRTGAAGDVLPPEAPSYVSVYFAVDDTDAAIERLKEHGGTVYFGPVDSPFGRFAAVGDQQGAAFGLIDLGRRVGEQPSTVDV
- a CDS encoding ArsR/SmtB family transcription factor, which translates into the protein MPVDHRGSPLAAFAALLADPTRAAFCSALLDGRAWTAGELARAAGVAPSTASEHLSRLIAGGLLTEERQGRHRYVRLASPSVATLIEDLTVFAEAMGEATAPTDTRNSRPAPRNLREATRQSAEARARTCYDHLAGRLGVAVADALLARGLVTDHAGLAVTERGHDWLAAQAIELPPRTGRPGGRPVVRGCLDWTERRSHLGGALGAALCRTALDRAWVERIGSGRALRVTPDGCRALHELLGVEVS